TgacacatctaaaatatataatattcacctgtaaaacaaaaatcattctTGCAAAAATCCGCGCGGATCCATCTCtagtattaattatagtttacttccataatttttaataaaaattgatctggTGCAtcagaaagaaattatataataacaataaaaaacattatatatatataaataaaatgatcaaatatataaaaacaattatcgataatatatacaaatgaaTTCACTCTACGCAAagcgcatgtcttatcctagtaataGATTATTAGGGTTATCTTAATTAAGGTTTAATTCGGGTTTTTTGAATACCCATACGGATCCCGGATATTATCCGTATCCAATCCGGTACCTGaccaaattttaaactttatccAACCGGGTATTTTCCTGTATCCAAATCCGATTCAAAATCTGATTTTTCGGGTAACTACCGCTTCCGGGAAATATATCGAGGCTTAAGTAAATATCTTCAAATTTATTGTAatattgaaaaattcaaaatataatatatacataaaaatctaaatttttattatatggttattgtggttatttaatttatttagtagtttaaaattaaacaaatatgatagaatatacactattttttatcaaatttttattattcaaaatcattaattgtcatatatactttagccacattaagcaattccgtaaattttatttaaggaaataataaagtacattaatgatgaatttattgttagtttaataaaaaacttattatataattcgATGTACcaatatatttctctaatgattctaagaatcattctaatgATAACATGTTAGTACAAAAAGAAcctgtaatgtttctcaaataatatgcAGAGatcttcaatatatttattgtaatattgaaaaatttccgtaatataataattttttttgcataGGTGTAccttattaaagggtaaaaacGTAAAACCAATAAATACAAACCCTACACTAGTCTTTGGCCACCGCCGTAACACAAAACACCAGTTAACACAGAGAATCCCGTTTCTGAACCAAAATCGAAACCATGCCGAGGCGCAGTGATGAAAACGAGGACAAGGAAGATCCAGTAGCCATTAGAGATGGCTCGGATGAAGACGAAGACGAAGCTAATGAAGATCTTAGCTTAAAGATATTGGAGAAAGCGTTATCGAGGCGTGAGTTAGATGATTCAAAGGACACAAGTTTGTCGGATCTCGGCGGTTCTGGTGTAGTAAGTACTTTGATGGTGAATGGACGAGATTCAAAGAGTCataagaagaagacgaagaccaGTCTAGAAGATGCCCACGAAATTGTCAGTATGAACGGTTCTCTTCTGTATCTCCCTCATTAAACGTTGCTTTAAATCAATTGTAAAGTTTGATGCTTGTGTTTATTGCTTCTTGATTTTCTCTATATTGTAACAGCCCATTGTCTTGAAAGACCAAGATGAAAATATACCAAAAGGGGAAGATGAGAAATCTGCTGAACCAACATCTAGCAATATGGTTTTGAAAAAGCTTCTTGTgagtttaaatcatctttttgtttttattttttcgggTAACAAGATCTCTCTTTGTGATGAAAATTGTTGGATGTGTTTGTAATTATTAGCGTGGAGCGAGGTATTTTGACCCACCTGATGCTGGTTGGGAGACTTGTTATAGTTGTGGGGAGCCTGGTCACGTTACTATTAATTGTCCAACTCCAACAAAGCGTAAGAAGCCTTGCTTTATTTGCGGCAGTTTGGAACACGGTGCAAAGCAGTGTACAAAGGTGCGGTCTTGAGCCTcggctgtttttttttaattgttccAATATACTCTCTTTAGCCTTATGTCTAGGGTTGTTCCTTGTTTGTACAGGGACACGATTGTTATATTTGCAAAAAAAGTGGCCACCGAGCGAAAGATTGTCCAGATAAGTACAAAAGCGGATCTAAATCAGCTGTTTGCTTAAGATGTGGAGACTTTGGACATGACATGATATTGTGCAAGTATGAGTACTCTCGAGATGATTTGAAGGTatctttgtttttaataatcTTGCTTAAGGTTTCTTTTTCACGCCTTCTGTTGTTTTCTGGTTGCTTTAGTATATAATTGGCCTAGATTGTAGTTCAGACAAATGATGCTACTGTATTTACTTTGACCAGGATATACAGTGCTATGTCTGTAAAAGCTTTGGCCATCTGTGCTGTGTTGAACCTGGCAACTCACCGTCATGGGCTGTGTCTTGCTACAGATGTGGTCAACTGGGTCACATTGGATTAGTAAGTTGTTGAGATTCTTGTTTTCAATCATCCACACGAGTCCGCGGCTCTAAACTGAATCGATCTATTCTCATAGTATCGATGCTGAGTTCATTATctgaatataataattttctctaTAGGCATGTGGTAGATACCATGAGGAAAGCACAGAAAAAGATTCTGCCAGCTCATGCTTTAGGTGTGGGGAAGAAGGGCATTTCTCACGTGAATGCCCGAACTCGTCGAGCATAAGCACTTCACATGGAAGAGACTCGCCGAGTTTGTGCTACAGATGTAATGGAGCAGGACATTTTGCTCGTGAATGTCCGAATTCCTTCCAGGTAGACGCTCTATTTCACTCTCTGCTTTTGACTTTTCTTCACTTTTTCCCTTTCTCTCTCATGTTATGTGACTCAGCGCTccctttttttcttctgcatGTAGGTTTCTAAGAGGAACCGTGAGACATCTACACCATCGAGCAATTCTCACAAGAAATTCAAAGAAACTCCGGAATACAATTCTACTCCCTATGAATCCAATGGGAAGAagactaagaagaagaagaggagtaaAGAAAACTCAGAACACGATTCTACTCCCCATGAATCCaatgggaagaagaagaagaagagtaaagAAAACTCGCAACATTATTCTACTCCCCATGAGTCTAACGGGAAGTTGAAGAGTAAGAAGAAAACACATAAAGGAGAACAAGCCCATTCTACACCACAGAAATCAAAACAGAGAGGGGGATGGATCACAGAGGATCCGGAGGAAGATTCTTTCCAAAGAGGAAAGATGAGGAGACTGAGGTCTCTTGTTACACCATCGGGTCATAACCACCATAGGGTACCCACTACATATATGGGTGGTCATAAGCAAAGGTCACCAACATTCCATTCCGGTGGGAATTTTCCGACCACACCATATGGTAGAAACTCATCATTCGAGTCTAGTGGGCGTGTCTTGAGTCATCCACCTTCAAGGTGGCAGCCAAATTATCCTTCTTCCCGTCATCATCAGCATAATCAAAGATATGCACCTGCACCCTCAAGGTATGGTTCGGCCCACCACTATGACGAGTTTCAAGGGGACTATGGTCGTTGGTAGTGTCAATAGATCTGGTCAGCGACGATCTAGCTCGAAATCAGTTATGCTTGATGGTCTTTGTTGGGGATCACAGGTTAGCTTAGTTTCCATAGGCGTCTAGTATTTGTTTCAAGTTTTGGGGTCAGCATTATGTTTTGTTCTCCTCACCAAACACAATTTGTTTAGTCAGTCCTCATTTCCTTTCCCCATGTCAACACAtcacatttttctttgttttatctaGGCCTGAGACAGATCGGgtatccgggcaattttaaggtattCAGATCTTTATCCgacggatccataattttactatccttatccggatccggtgTTCTCGGATATCCTGGTGTTGGATATCTTTCTAAAAATGGTAATATCCTGCTGATATCTGGGTGTTgaatatccttctaaaaatggTAATATCCTGCGTATATCCGAATTTGgatccttaaataaataaaaaataatattaatatatatatatataaagtattaaccataattaaaaaataaaaatatatataatgtctttaattatttctatgtataatattacaaaatttacataaaatttataaatactattataaaaataaaaatatattaaataaaattaatttttatatatagatattactatttttgaaatatttattaataaaatttacggatccggatatgcagacttaaaaattaagatatccagatccggatccgtcaaagccggatccaacattttactatccggatccggattcgacccctccggatatccggattttcggatctgatccggatcggatccggatcgaacctcggatcggatccggatcgaacctcggatcggatccggatcgaacctcggatcggatccggatcgaacctcggatcggatccggatctcggataaaagtcccaTGCTAGTTttatctgtatttttttttgtttaatttcaaatctggggatactttttttttttgttatcggtcatgatttcatttttaaaattgattattttttcttaatcaaccaatcaaaattAGGTTATTGAAAACAGCGCAGAAGTAAGAAATTATTCtccaaatttaaaaatcattgtcAATATCAAAATCGGcaaaatctttttgttaattcgTAAATTTGAATTAATTCGTGATTTTCATTTCAAATAGCTTTTACTGATATCTATACCatgttttgctcagattttaTTTTGTCGACTTTTGTTTTGtcaacaacaaaacaaagacaCATGAGTTCTTTACACAATCATCACATCTTCCTAGGATGGATTTAATCACTAAACTAGGACTATGAAGAGCCTTAAGGAAAAGCTATATCGGATAGGAACCGAAGCCACATGCCGATTATTTTGGAGACAATACAACAAAAACCAAACGATATCTTTAAACGACACAATCTTTCACAAAGCATCACACTTCAAACAAGTAGTAATACCATAACTACCATTGAAGCCAAAAGCCTTAAAGGCACCGTCTAAATAAGCCAAAGAAGCTGGGCGCAAGCATCACGTCTGTAGGGACGCGCAAGCATCACATCTGTAGGGACGACTTCACAAAAGAGCTAACCAAAGCAAGCCCAAACCAACCCATATTGACTGAATCCATAGTAAGAGCATCAAACTTTATGGAGACGACTAGCACTACTGAAACGGGTCCATCCTAAAGGAACAAGCCTCGTCGCTATAACATCTTCAATCACTGAACCAAGGCTATCTGACGATGACAAAGTTGAAGTGACAGAACACCGGAGACACAATACTATCAAAAGGGCAAGATAGAAACATAATTTATTCGACAAGGTGGGATCAAGGAAGATGAGATCGTGAAAGACCAAATCGTAGACCACAATCGACTCTTACATTGCTTCACCAAACTCGAAGGAAGAATTAACGAGTTACATCAGATGTGACTTCAACATGTACCGCACACCAGAAAGAAGATTTATAGATATGGTCAAGCACAACAATCAAACCACCGCGTCGCAGAAGAGATCAGACCACACCACACAATCTTCGAAAACATTGAATGACCCTTCAACACCTCTAAAGCCAAATAAACTACACTACCGACTCTCTCCCAGTGCCGACGAGACTCGCCGGAGAAGGAGAACCGGTCAACTTTTTCCTTTAACCGCCgctagttttgttttgttttggagaGGTTTTTTCAAATGGTTTATCTAAAAGTTTTGGTTCAGATTTCCTTTGTTATATCTGCTTTTTAACCTTTATaactagtttatatttttttaccagtttataaattatcatctttaacaaaaaattatcagtttttatatttaatatatattcttgTCTTAAATTTGGAGAATGACATCATCTTTTCCCGagttttaaattattcattttcaattgcctaaaaaaatttataaaatgaaaccaGGCTTAATAACAAATACAATATCATCTTCAAAATTTATACAAAGATgaatgtgaaaaaaaaattaagtagtTGATCTGGAAAAAAGGAAATGAGGGTTGCACAAACTACATATGTAGGAGAACTTGAGAAGATAGCAAACCATCAGGCCACCATTAACCGGGGTGCTTACCCCGGTGCttaacctttaaaaaaaaataaaataaatggaaGCAGCAGTGCTTAAACAAGCGCAGTAAACGTCGGTTGTTCCCACTGTTCGcgggccccactgacacgtggcggcctgcgattgattcatttttttttttaatcagagacaaaaaaccaaaaaaaataaaaataaaaataaattaagcaCTCTATTTGGGGTGCTAGGGTTAATTATGTTCTCAAA
The window above is part of the Brassica napus cultivar Da-Ae chromosome C3, Da-Ae, whole genome shotgun sequence genome. Proteins encoded here:
- the LOC106406397 gene encoding zinc finger CCHC domain-containing protein 7 gives rise to the protein MPRRSDENEDKEDPVAIRDGSDEDEDEANEDLSLKILEKALSRRELDDSKDTSLSDLGGSGVVSTLMVNGRDSKSHKKKTKTSLEDAHEIPIVLKDQDENIPKGEDEKSAEPTSSNMVLKKLLRGARYFDPPDAGWETCYSCGEPGHVTINCPTPTKRKKPCFICGSLEHGAKQCTKGHDCYICKKSGHRAKDCPDKYKSGSKSAVCLRCGDFGHDMILCKYEYSRDDLKDIQCYVCKSFGHLCCVEPGNSPSWAVSCYRCGQLGHIGLACGRYHEESTEKDSASSCFRCGEEGHFSRECPNSSSISTSHGRDSPSLCYRCNGAGHFARECPNSFQVSKRNRETSTPSSNSHKKFKETPEYNSTPYESNGKKTKKKKRSKENSEHDSTPHESNGKKKKKSKENSQHYSTPHESNGKLKSKKKTHKGEQAHSTPQKSKQRGGWITEDPEEDSFQRGKMRRLRSLVTPSGHNHHRVPTTYMGGHKQRSPTFHSGGNFPTTPYGRNSSFESSGRVLSHPPSRWQPNYPSSRHHQHNQRYAPAPSRYGSAHHYDEFQGDYGRW